In one Magallana gigas chromosome 9, xbMagGiga1.1, whole genome shotgun sequence genomic region, the following are encoded:
- the LOC105337314 gene encoding steroid 17-alpha-hydroxylase/17,20 lyase, whose amino-acid sequence MLLLSLLSMDWAITGVIMIVVFYLTSVYLRDRRLRSFLPPGPVAWPLVGNLPQIIGQDLHIALTNLADIFGNLVWMKMGSENVLVVNSMDAAVASLVRQGKVFSGRPRKRKTVEVLLGEGKDIVMNDVLPELKIHRRIVHSFLSSQTHSDKDRLKHIILNESRSLEDKMKTFSSESVSFDPKFQVARVVANVLCQCILSRRFDDVDEQFHEQLRIVQDIVDNIESFNIVDVIPWLEHFPIPSWRRFLTSLEKKDIWINRVIREHRETRTEEKDRDLVDIMLKIQKEALESGNEEEIRLLSDQNIGHIVHELFGGGIESTTMTILWFILYLIHNPQWQEKIYEEIHENSGEDELPNPFERANYPLLEATVKETLRMACILPVGFPHRTLRDTELNGYYIPADTMVLMNIWAIHHDKNAWKDPDTFNPERFLYKDSGERYSYLPFGIGHRVCLGSNIAKMSVFSFCATLIKNYKITVPDGSPLPDMKPNAGLTNRPKPFEIKLVKRC is encoded by the exons ATGCTTCTGCTTAGCTTGTTATCCATGGACTGGGCCATTACGGGGGTTATTATGATAGTTGTGTTCTACTTGACTTCTGTGTATCTAAGAGACAGGCGACTGCGCTCTTTCTTACCGCCTGGACCCGTCGCGTGGCCACTAGTCGGAAACTTGCCTCAAATTATTGGGCAAGACTTACACATAGCTCTAACAAATCTTGCCGACATATTTGGGAATCTAGTCTGGATGAAGATGGGGAGTGAGAATGTTTTAGTGGTGAACAGTATGGATGCTGCCGTGGCCAGTTTGGTCAGACAGGGCAAAGTGTTCTCCGGACGTCCGCGGAAGAGGAAGACCGTGGAAGTTCTTCTGGGGGAGGGGAAAGACATTGTGATGAACGACGTCCTCCCGGAGCTAAAAATTCATCGTCGTATCGTCCACTCGTTTCTTTCATCACAGACTCATTCCGATAAGGACAGACTCAAGCATATCATTCTGAACGAGTCCAGAAGCTTAGAGGACAAAATGAAGACCTTCTCTAGTGAAAGTGTTTCGTTCGATCCCAAGTTTCAAGTGGCCCGTGTGGTGGCCAACGTGTTGTGCCAGTGCATACTCAGCAGACGATTCGATGACGTCGATGAGCAGTTCCACGAACAGTTGAGAATTGTTCAAGACATTGTGGACAACATTGAAAGTTTCAATATCGTTGATGTCATTCCGTGGTTAGAG catttTCCTATCCCAAGCTGGAGACGATTTTTAACAAGTCTTGAAAAGAAGGATATCTGGATAAACCGGGTCATCCGTGAACACAGg gaaaCGCGAACGGAGGAAAAGGATAGAGACCTCGTAGACATAATGCTAAAAATACAAAAGGAGGCCTTGGAATCTGGCAATGAAGAAGAAATTCGGTTATTGTCAGACCAAAACATCGGCCACATCGTTCACGAACTGTTTGGCGGGGGGATCGAATCGACAACAATGACCATACTATGGTTTATTTTGTACCTGATTCATAATCCACAg TGGCAAGAAAAAATTTATGAAGAAATCCACGAAAACTCGGGAGAAGACGAGCTGCCGAATCCTTTTGAACGGGCAAACTATCCACTTTTAGAGGCAACAGTCAAAGAGACTCTGCGCATGGCATGCATACTTCCTGTCGGTTTCCCCCACAGAACCCTGCGCGATACTGA ACTTAATGGCTATTACATCCCTGCCGACACAATGGTTCTTATGAATATCTGGGCGATTCATCACGACAAAAACGCATGGAAAGACCCCGACACCTTTAATCCAG AACGGTTTCTCTATAAAGATTCTGGAGAACGCTACAGCTACCTGCCCTTTGGCATAGGTCACCGTGTGTGTTTAGGCTCGAACATTGCCAAAATGTCTGTTTTCTCGTTCTGTGCCACTCTGatcaaaaactataaaattacTGTCCCGGACGGCTCCCCTTTGCCAGACATGAAACCGAACGCAGGACTAACAAACAGACCTAAACCTTTTGAAATTAAACTCGTCAAACGCTGTTGA